The following proteins are encoded in a genomic region of Neomicrococcus aestuarii:
- the recO gene encoding DNA repair protein RecO, with protein sequence MSRHASFAARSYRTHGIVLRTYKLGEADRIIVMLTPDRGQVRAVAKGVRRTTSKLGATLEPFMYVDAQIVQGRTLDIVTQAELKRPYGQYIATDYTLFTTANVMAETAERLTQADDESSAVQYRLFHGALATLARGGHNPTRVLDSYLLRALAAEGWAPNFEECAKCGKPGPHASVNVVGGGSVCVDCRPSGSLSPGPSTVSLLAALLSGNWEAIDIADPADQRAASGIVTAFVQWHLERGLTSMRHIERITE encoded by the coding sequence ATGTCACGACACGCGTCCTTCGCGGCACGCTCCTACCGAACCCACGGGATAGTGCTTCGCACCTACAAGCTAGGCGAAGCAGACCGCATCATTGTGATGCTCACTCCCGATCGTGGGCAGGTTCGAGCGGTCGCGAAGGGCGTTCGTCGTACCACCTCTAAACTCGGTGCAACTTTAGAACCGTTCATGTACGTGGACGCGCAAATTGTCCAAGGCCGAACTCTGGATATTGTCACTCAGGCGGAGCTCAAGCGTCCCTACGGTCAGTACATTGCAACGGATTACACACTGTTCACCACGGCAAATGTCATGGCCGAAACCGCGGAGCGCTTGACCCAAGCTGACGACGAATCATCGGCCGTACAGTACCGGCTATTCCATGGGGCACTGGCCACCTTGGCACGCGGCGGACATAACCCGACGCGCGTCCTGGATTCCTACTTATTGCGCGCTCTCGCCGCCGAAGGCTGGGCACCCAACTTCGAAGAATGCGCGAAGTGCGGAAAACCTGGACCTCATGCTTCCGTAAATGTTGTTGGCGGCGGAAGCGTGTGTGTTGATTGCCGGCCTTCAGGTTCGCTCTCGCCAGGGCCATCGACTGTCTCTCTGTTGGCGGCTCTTTTGAGTGGGAACTGGGAAGCTATAGACATCGCGGATCCCGCTGATCAGCGTGCTGCCTCCGGAATTGTTACCGCTTTCGTACAATGGCACCTTGAGCGTGGCCTGACGTCCATGCGACATATTGAAAGGATTACCGAGTGA
- the leuA gene encoding 2-isopropylmalate synthase yields the protein MQNFQKPSGMPIHKYVPFQDQIVTALPDRTWPDKVITKAPRWCAVDLRDGNQALIEPMSPERKHKMFDLLVRMGFKEIEVGFPSASQTDFDFVRQLIEQDRIPDDVTIQVLTQAREHLIERTYEAIQGSKQAIVHLYNSTSILQRRVVFGEDQDGILDIAASGARLCKKYEEELAGDTKITYEYSPESFTGTELEYAVRVANAVANEFGVTPERPMILNLPATVEMATPNVYADSIEWVHRNIANRDSIIISLHPHNDRGTGVAAAELGYMAGADRIEGCLFGNGERTGNVDLVTLGMNMFSQGIDPELDFSDMDEIRRTAEYCNQLRVPERSPYGGDLVFTAFSGSHQDAIKKGFEHMERDAAAAGKTVDEIPWAVPYLPVDPKDIGRSYEAVIRVNSQSGKGGVAYLLKNDHQLDLPRRAQMEFSGVVQRRADTEGGEISGAQLWTIFKDEYLPSDDADKKWGKFQLGGVRTDTGENGEFELTVKLFVDGEERIRTASGNGPISAFVNILTAEGIDIRVLDYSEHALSEGGTAQAAAYIEAAVGERVLWGIGIDANTGTASLNAVISAVNRALRESTPAA from the coding sequence ATGCAGAATTTCCAGAAGCCCTCCGGAATGCCCATCCACAAGTATGTGCCGTTCCAAGACCAAATCGTCACCGCACTTCCTGACCGCACCTGGCCAGACAAAGTCATCACGAAGGCACCACGCTGGTGTGCAGTTGACCTTCGCGACGGCAACCAAGCGCTGATCGAACCAATGAGCCCAGAGCGCAAGCACAAGATGTTTGACCTCTTGGTCCGCATGGGATTCAAAGAAATCGAAGTGGGATTCCCGTCCGCTTCACAGACCGATTTTGACTTTGTTCGTCAGCTCATTGAGCAGGATCGTATCCCCGACGATGTGACCATTCAGGTGCTGACTCAAGCACGCGAACACCTCATTGAACGCACGTACGAAGCGATTCAGGGTTCAAAGCAAGCCATTGTTCACCTGTACAACTCCACCTCCATCCTCCAGCGCCGCGTGGTTTTCGGTGAGGATCAGGACGGCATCTTGGACATCGCCGCCTCGGGTGCGCGCTTGTGCAAGAAGTACGAAGAAGAACTGGCCGGTGACACGAAGATCACCTACGAATACTCGCCGGAATCCTTCACAGGAACAGAGCTGGAGTACGCCGTGCGCGTTGCGAACGCTGTGGCTAACGAGTTTGGGGTAACACCTGAGCGTCCAATGATCCTGAATTTGCCGGCAACCGTTGAGATGGCAACCCCAAACGTGTACGCCGACTCCATCGAGTGGGTTCACCGCAACATCGCCAACCGCGATTCCATCATCATCTCGCTGCACCCACATAACGACCGTGGAACCGGCGTCGCGGCAGCGGAACTCGGCTACATGGCCGGCGCCGACCGCATTGAAGGCTGCCTTTTCGGCAACGGTGAGCGCACTGGAAACGTCGACTTGGTAACCCTCGGCATGAACATGTTTAGCCAGGGCATCGATCCAGAGTTGGACTTCTCCGACATGGACGAAATCCGTCGCACCGCCGAATACTGCAACCAGCTGCGCGTTCCCGAGCGTTCACCCTACGGTGGCGACTTGGTGTTCACCGCTTTCTCCGGCTCGCACCAGGATGCCATCAAGAAGGGCTTCGAGCACATGGAGCGCGACGCTGCGGCGGCCGGCAAGACGGTCGACGAAATCCCTTGGGCAGTCCCGTACTTGCCGGTGGATCCCAAGGACATTGGGCGTAGCTACGAAGCGGTCATCCGTGTGAATAGCCAGTCCGGTAAGGGTGGCGTTGCGTACTTGCTCAAGAACGATCACCAGTTGGATTTGCCTCGTCGCGCACAGATGGAGTTCTCTGGCGTTGTGCAACGACGTGCGGACACCGAGGGCGGCGAAATTTCCGGCGCACAACTCTGGACGATCTTCAAGGACGAGTACTTGCCGTCCGATGATGCAGACAAGAAGTGGGGCAAGTTCCAGCTCGGCGGTGTCCGCACCGACACGGGTGAGAACGGCGAATTTGAGCTGACTGTCAAGCTCTTCGTTGATGGTGAAGAGCGGATCCGTACCGCTAGCGGCAACGGTCCCATCAGCGCTTTCGTCAACATCCTCACGGCTGAAGGCATCGACATCCGCGTCCTGGATTACTCCGAACACGCTTTGAGCGAGGGCGGTACGGCTCAAGCCGCCGCCTACATTGAAGCAGCCGTTGGCGAACGAGTCCTCTGGGGTATCGGCATTGACGCCAACACCGGAACCGCATCGCTGAACGCAGTGATCTCGGCCGTCAACCGCGCCTTGCGCGAATCTACGCCGGCCGCATAG
- a CDS encoding 16S rRNA (uracil(1498)-N(3))-methyltransferase, which yields MSNQAFWYGSSLAAVVAGDELELGGPEGHHASNVKRIAVGEQVDLVDGEGHRAVTEVTATSKSGLSLKALQLHTEAAPRFPVTLVQALAKGDRDLQAVESAVELDVSHVVPWQSERSIVKWPADRAAKALAKWESLILSATKQSRRSFRPSVETAITSTQLKRRIGEWTADGSLVVILHEAENNALAHVVSAYLNQRTAQGGLEDASGAVVLIVGPEGGISPQEIEKFTQAGAVPALLGRNVLRSSSAGPAAMVLVRHLTGEL from the coding sequence ATGAGCAATCAAGCATTTTGGTACGGTTCGTCCTTGGCTGCAGTTGTTGCCGGTGACGAGCTGGAGCTCGGCGGCCCCGAGGGTCATCACGCGTCCAACGTAAAACGCATCGCGGTAGGTGAGCAGGTTGATCTCGTCGACGGCGAAGGTCACCGAGCTGTCACCGAGGTGACGGCAACCAGCAAGTCTGGCCTGTCCCTGAAAGCCCTCCAGCTCCACACTGAGGCCGCTCCGCGTTTCCCCGTCACTCTGGTGCAAGCCCTCGCCAAGGGAGACCGGGATCTTCAAGCGGTGGAGTCCGCCGTTGAGCTCGATGTCAGCCACGTTGTTCCATGGCAGTCGGAGCGCAGCATCGTCAAGTGGCCGGCCGATCGCGCGGCAAAAGCACTCGCCAAGTGGGAATCGCTGATCCTGTCTGCCACGAAACAATCACGCCGTAGCTTCCGGCCCAGCGTAGAAACGGCCATCACGTCCACGCAGCTGAAACGGCGCATCGGCGAATGGACGGCAGATGGCTCGCTCGTGGTCATCCTGCACGAGGCCGAAAACAACGCGCTAGCTCACGTGGTCTCTGCTTATCTCAACCAGAGAACCGCGCAAGGCGGACTTGAGGACGCAAGCGGCGCCGTCGTACTGATTGTTGGCCCTGAAGGCGGCATCAGCCCGCAAGAAATTGAGAAATTCACGCAAGCAGGAGCCGTTCCTGCGCTTTTGGGCCGCAACGTGCTGCGCAGTTCTAGCGCGGGGCCGGCGGCCATGGTGCTGGTGCGTCATCTCACCGGGGAGCTGTAG
- the era gene encoding GTPase Era: MSNTTETTPENFRAGFTSFVGRPNAGKSTLTNAMVGQKVAITSNKPQTTRHTIRGIVHREDSQLILVDTPGLHRPRTLLGQRLNDLVAETLGEVDAVGFCLPANEKIGPGDKFIAQKLGGLPPRTPIIALVTKTDLVNPAQLAEQLLAVTKLGEELLAPKGFAAVVPVSAKDGYQVEEVAKVLAQLMPVSPPLYPDGELTDEPEMKMISELIREAALEGVRDELPHSLAVVVEEMIPREDRPADNPMVDIHVNLYVERPSQKAIVIGKGGTRLRDVGTKARKEIETLLGTKIYLDLHVKVAKEWQRDPKQLGRLGF; this comes from the coding sequence ATGAGTAACACCACTGAAACCACGCCGGAAAACTTCCGTGCCGGATTCACCTCCTTCGTAGGACGTCCCAACGCCGGAAAGTCCACGCTCACCAATGCAATGGTGGGACAAAAGGTGGCCATTACCTCCAATAAGCCGCAGACCACGCGTCACACCATTCGCGGAATCGTGCACCGCGAGGATTCTCAGCTGATCCTCGTTGACACCCCGGGACTACACCGCCCCCGCACGCTTCTAGGTCAGCGACTCAACGACCTCGTTGCGGAAACCTTGGGTGAAGTGGACGCCGTGGGCTTCTGCCTCCCAGCCAACGAAAAGATTGGCCCTGGCGACAAGTTCATCGCCCAAAAGCTCGGTGGACTACCCCCTCGTACGCCCATCATTGCCCTCGTCACCAAGACGGACCTCGTCAACCCAGCGCAACTGGCCGAGCAATTGCTCGCCGTCACCAAGCTGGGAGAGGAACTCTTGGCACCCAAGGGGTTTGCCGCCGTCGTACCGGTATCTGCTAAGGACGGCTACCAAGTCGAAGAGGTCGCTAAGGTCCTGGCACAGCTCATGCCAGTTTCACCGCCGTTGTACCCAGACGGGGAACTGACGGACGAGCCGGAAATGAAAATGATTTCCGAGCTCATTCGCGAGGCCGCACTCGAGGGTGTCCGCGATGAACTGCCGCACTCGTTGGCTGTTGTGGTTGAGGAAATGATCCCTCGCGAAGACCGTCCCGCCGATAATCCGATGGTGGATATTCACGTCAATCTCTACGTCGAACGGCCAAGCCAAAAGGCGATCGTCATTGGCAAGGGTGGAACGCGACTTCGAGACGTCGGCACCAAGGCTCGCAAGGAGATCGAAACCCTGTTGGGGACCAAAATCTACCTTGACCTGCACGTGAAGGTCGCGAAGGAATGGCAGCGAGACCCCAAACAGCTGGGACGACTCGGCTTCTAA
- the dnaJ gene encoding molecular chaperone DnaJ codes for MATHYEVLGVSQDATAEEIKKAYRKLARKLHPDINPGAEAAEEFKLVTRAYEVLSDPDKRNIYDQTGNENGTSQGFGGGAGDFGFGDIFEQFFGAASGAGQGPIPRTSRGRDALITATIELKDAVQGTVYPLDIETAVTCPVCDGSCCEAGTQPETCTICRGRGQVQRPVRSFLGQMMTLETCSACRGHGTIIPSPCRECQGQGRIRERVTKQLKIPAGVSTGTRIRLDSQGEVGPGGGPAGDLYVEIDVKRHAVFEREGNDLHAEVTLPMTAASLGTTVKLDTFDGSKDVTVDPGTQTGHTVRLPDLGVPRLRGSGRGNIVVHINVETPTKLDDEQRELLEKLAALRGEEFAEGRVENRGGFFSRLKDHLNSR; via the coding sequence ATGGCAACCCACTACGAGGTATTGGGCGTCTCCCAGGACGCCACCGCGGAAGAAATCAAGAAGGCATACCGCAAGCTCGCCCGTAAGCTCCACCCGGATATCAACCCGGGCGCGGAGGCTGCTGAAGAGTTCAAGCTCGTCACGCGCGCGTATGAAGTGCTCTCCGATCCGGATAAGCGCAACATCTACGATCAGACGGGTAACGAGAACGGCACGTCTCAAGGCTTCGGCGGCGGCGCTGGCGACTTCGGTTTCGGCGACATCTTTGAGCAGTTCTTCGGTGCCGCGTCCGGCGCAGGTCAGGGTCCCATCCCACGCACCAGCCGCGGACGCGATGCACTCATCACGGCAACCATCGAGCTCAAGGACGCCGTGCAGGGCACGGTTTACCCCTTGGACATTGAAACCGCCGTCACCTGCCCGGTCTGCGATGGCTCGTGCTGTGAAGCCGGCACGCAGCCGGAAACCTGCACCATTTGCCGCGGCCGCGGTCAGGTTCAACGCCCGGTTCGTTCTTTCTTGGGACAGATGATGACCCTCGAAACCTGCTCCGCTTGCCGCGGACACGGCACCATCATTCCTAGCCCGTGCCGCGAGTGCCAGGGCCAGGGCCGCATCCGTGAGCGCGTCACCAAGCAGCTCAAGATTCCAGCAGGCGTCAGCACGGGCACGCGTATCCGCTTGGACAGCCAAGGCGAAGTGGGCCCCGGCGGCGGACCTGCCGGTGACCTGTACGTGGAAATCGACGTCAAGCGCCACGCCGTCTTCGAGCGTGAAGGAAACGATCTTCACGCCGAAGTCACGCTGCCAATGACCGCTGCTTCGCTCGGTACCACCGTCAAGTTGGACACCTTCGATGGCTCGAAGGACGTCACCGTGGATCCAGGTACGCAGACGGGCCACACGGTCCGCTTGCCAGATCTTGGTGTGCCTCGTTTGCGTGGCTCGGGACGCGGAAACATCGTGGTTCACATCAACGTCGAGACTCCTACCAAGCTCGACGATGAACAGCGCGAGCTCCTCGAAAAGCTCGCCGCACTGCGCGGCGAAGAGTTCGCTGAGGGCCGCGTGGAGAACCGTGGAGGCTTCTTCTCGCGCCTCAAGGATCACTTGAACTCGCGCTAA
- a CDS encoding hemolysin family protein, with translation MIPATLAIGALAFLAIAGLLSAVEAAFFYLSRQEAEQLLAHKPKSALRAILDDPVPHTNALRLWRLWFEMATAVAVAMLFTFLIENLWIAGLAATLTMSLMAFVVVGVSPRRLGRNRASSFVAGTAPLIRLLRMVLGPIPQWLVAVGNKLSPGETSGDEAFFSEEHFRDMVDRANEADMIEDVEAEFIHSVFDLGDTRVRSVMVPRTDMVTVDSGTSLADCMTLCLKSGCSRIPVIQETSDHIVGIVYLKDIARELHFKSDPDSTVDDIARDVRYVPESKSVAELLKELQIESTHVAIVIDEYGGTAGLVTLEDLIEEIVGEIDDEYDRSRPDVEEVRPGVFRISARTPLDDLGELFNKDLEDDEVDTAGGLLAKYLGRVPIVGSEVSVEGIHLHAETLEGRRNRIGFLLTWFEPEDTEEDEESHGSHGSSGRRDSADIHHLESEQAS, from the coding sequence ATGATTCCTGCCACCCTTGCGATCGGAGCTCTTGCGTTTCTTGCGATCGCTGGCCTCCTGTCCGCTGTTGAGGCAGCTTTCTTCTACCTGAGTCGGCAAGAAGCCGAGCAGCTCTTGGCACACAAACCCAAGAGCGCTCTGCGTGCCATCCTGGACGATCCCGTCCCGCACACCAACGCTCTTCGCTTGTGGCGCTTGTGGTTTGAGATGGCAACCGCCGTCGCCGTAGCCATGCTGTTCACGTTCCTGATTGAGAACTTGTGGATCGCCGGGTTAGCGGCCACCCTGACCATGTCACTCATGGCGTTCGTGGTGGTGGGAGTTTCTCCTCGCCGCTTGGGACGCAACCGTGCTTCCTCCTTCGTAGCAGGCACCGCCCCGCTCATCCGACTCTTGCGCATGGTCCTAGGTCCAATTCCGCAATGGCTTGTGGCTGTCGGCAATAAGTTGTCTCCGGGCGAGACCAGCGGCGACGAAGCCTTCTTCTCCGAAGAACACTTCCGAGACATGGTGGACCGCGCTAACGAAGCGGACATGATTGAAGACGTTGAGGCAGAATTCATCCATTCCGTCTTCGACCTCGGAGACACCCGGGTGCGTTCCGTCATGGTTCCGCGCACAGACATGGTCACCGTTGATTCGGGAACATCGCTCGCCGACTGCATGACTTTGTGCTTGAAATCCGGCTGCTCCAGAATTCCCGTGATTCAAGAAACCAGCGACCACATCGTGGGCATCGTGTACTTGAAGGACATCGCACGAGAACTGCACTTCAAGTCAGATCCAGATTCCACCGTCGATGACATCGCTCGAGACGTCCGCTACGTTCCCGAATCCAAGTCTGTGGCAGAACTGTTGAAAGAACTGCAGATCGAGTCCACCCACGTGGCGATTGTGATTGACGAGTACGGCGGAACTGCCGGCCTGGTCACCCTCGAAGACTTGATTGAGGAAATCGTCGGCGAGATCGACGACGAGTACGATCGCTCCCGGCCAGACGTTGAAGAAGTACGTCCCGGCGTGTTCCGAATCAGCGCCCGCACACCACTCGACGACCTTGGCGAACTCTTCAACAAGGATCTTGAAGACGACGAAGTAGATACCGCCGGTGGCCTTCTAGCCAAGTACTTGGGCCGCGTGCCCATCGTGGGTTCGGAGGTTTCCGTCGAAGGAATCCATCTCCACGCAGAAACTCTCGAGGGGCGCCGCAACAGAATCGGTTTCCTTCTGACCTGGTTTGAACCCGAAGACACCGAAGAGGACGAAGAATCTCACGGTTCTCACGGTTCCAGCGGACGACGCGATTCTGCAGACATTCACCACCTCGAAAGCGAGCAAGCCTCATGA
- a CDS encoding isoprenyl transferase produces the protein MSGTYQAPYPHPSGATAPAMDPRFIPEHVAIVMDGNGRWANQRGLPRTEGHRAGEAALLDVMAGAVELGIKYVSVYAFSTENWKRSPEEVRFLMGFSRDVLRRQRDTLNSWGVRIRWAGRKPRLWSSVIKELQAAEKLTAQNTGTQLTMCVNYGGRAEIADGIAKLAEDVQRGKLSPHGITERTLNKYLYAPELPDVDLFLRTSGEQRTSNFLLWQSAYAEMVFMDKLWPDVDRRTLWEAVELYAQRDRRYGGAIDQASASTPETSA, from the coding sequence GTGAGCGGCACGTACCAGGCTCCCTATCCGCACCCTTCGGGAGCAACGGCGCCCGCGATGGACCCGCGGTTTATCCCAGAACACGTCGCAATCGTGATGGATGGCAACGGTCGATGGGCCAATCAGCGTGGATTGCCCCGCACCGAAGGACACCGGGCGGGCGAAGCCGCTTTGCTGGATGTCATGGCGGGCGCCGTTGAGCTGGGTATCAAGTATGTTTCCGTCTACGCATTTTCAACGGAGAACTGGAAGCGCAGCCCCGAAGAAGTCCGCTTCCTCATGGGATTCTCTCGAGATGTTCTTCGCCGGCAACGCGACACTCTGAACTCTTGGGGTGTCCGCATTCGGTGGGCGGGTCGCAAACCTCGCTTGTGGTCCAGTGTTATCAAAGAACTGCAGGCCGCTGAAAAGCTGACCGCACAGAACACCGGAACACAGCTGACCATGTGCGTAAACTATGGGGGTCGCGCTGAGATCGCCGATGGTATTGCCAAGCTTGCCGAGGATGTCCAGCGTGGGAAGCTCTCACCCCACGGCATCACAGAGCGCACGCTCAATAAATACCTTTACGCGCCTGAGCTACCCGATGTTGACCTGTTCTTACGCACCTCTGGCGAGCAGCGCACATCGAACTTCCTGCTGTGGCAATCAGCGTACGCGGAGATGGTGTTCATGGATAAGCTCTGGCCTGACGTTGATCGCCGGACTCTGTGGGAAGCAGTGGAACTCTACGCGCAACGCGACCGCCGATACGGTGGCGCGATCGATCAGGCTAGCGCAAGTACCCCTGAGACCAGCGCGTAA
- a CDS encoding PhoH family protein produces MADELENSVSFSVPFETTQEMVAALGAQDELLRVLSGVFPSVSVTPVDQDLTVRGPKEEANGVKNVLEDARQLARLGTTVTLEVIEELVRHHSTKVGAPAVTSSRGKHDAAAGVAPSSSGFRALPPQSFGLNILTSKGRSIRPKTVNQQRYVDAIDNNTIIFGIGPAGTGKTYLAMAKAVQALQAKEVSRIILTRPAVEAGEKLGFLPGTLTDKIDPYLRPLYDALHDMVDGETIPRLLAAGTIEVAPLAYMRGRTLNDAFIILDEAQNTTPEQIKMFLTRLGFGAKMVITGDITQVDLPGNTRSGLRAVTEILDGVDDISFQYLESSDVVRHRLVSQIVSAYEKWTDEQSSEPRSGHRKIGKKNVH; encoded by the coding sequence ATGGCAGATGAGCTCGAAAATTCAGTGAGCTTCAGCGTTCCTTTCGAAACGACCCAGGAAATGGTTGCGGCCTTGGGTGCTCAAGATGAGCTCCTGCGGGTCCTCTCTGGTGTTTTTCCGTCCGTGAGTGTCACTCCAGTTGACCAAGATTTGACCGTCCGTGGCCCCAAAGAAGAGGCCAACGGTGTCAAAAACGTCCTTGAAGATGCGCGTCAGTTGGCGCGGCTCGGCACCACGGTGACCCTTGAAGTCATCGAGGAATTGGTGCGTCATCACTCGACAAAGGTAGGCGCGCCCGCGGTGACGTCTTCACGAGGAAAGCACGACGCCGCAGCTGGGGTTGCGCCGTCTTCTAGCGGTTTCCGGGCACTTCCGCCACAGTCCTTTGGTCTGAACATTCTCACCAGCAAGGGGCGCAGCATCCGTCCAAAGACGGTGAACCAACAGCGCTACGTGGACGCGATAGACAACAACACCATCATTTTTGGTATTGGTCCGGCAGGTACAGGTAAGACCTACTTGGCAATGGCGAAGGCAGTTCAGGCTCTGCAGGCTAAGGAAGTTTCCCGCATCATTCTGACGCGTCCCGCTGTAGAAGCCGGCGAGAAGCTGGGCTTCCTGCCAGGCACGCTCACGGACAAGATCGACCCGTATTTGCGTCCGCTCTACGACGCTTTGCACGACATGGTGGACGGTGAAACCATCCCGAGGCTCCTAGCTGCGGGAACCATCGAAGTGGCACCCCTTGCCTACATGCGAGGACGTACGCTCAACGATGCGTTCATCATCCTCGATGAGGCCCAAAACACCACCCCAGAGCAGATCAAAATGTTCCTGACGCGTTTGGGCTTTGGCGCCAAGATGGTCATCACCGGCGACATCACTCAGGTGGATCTGCCAGGCAATACGCGTTCCGGCTTGCGCGCCGTCACCGAGATTCTTGACGGTGTGGATGACATCTCCTTCCAGTATTTGGAATCCTCAGACGTAGTACGACACCGGTTGGTGTCCCAGATTGTGAGTGCGTACGAGAAGTGGACGGACGAACAAAGTTCGGAGCCGCGCTCGGGTCACCGGAAGATCGGAAAAAAGAATGTCCATTGA
- a CDS encoding GerMN domain-containing protein, translated as MNLSKGRARAAIAVAAVAGVVAIAAVGCSTDESPIIPAQSTMPAQSEASSSASVPVASESRLETLGANQLSPTYWLGENAENVYLYREFSSVPDQGDPVVTSVKYMLEGTPKDPNYFNVWSPAERIGATITAENEITVDISSDAFDRSVDKGLAERSIQQLVYTATAAAANSGLLTGKQDPTVSIAVDGRTGYKAWGFVTLDKPMTRNSALRAPLWVIDPAEGSTYGEKLKVFGLTSRFTGGSFYEVLRVENGQTGDVVADGTISQANKLPTDSEFRLELDLEPGTYQLVVWGQNEGSSERVAVDTKSFAMS; from the coding sequence ATGAATTTGTCGAAAGGACGTGCTCGCGCTGCCATTGCAGTCGCGGCCGTAGCCGGTGTAGTGGCGATTGCTGCTGTGGGCTGTTCGACCGATGAAAGTCCCATCATTCCTGCGCAGTCAACGATGCCTGCCCAGAGCGAAGCGTCCTCGTCGGCCTCTGTTCCGGTCGCTTCTGAATCGCGACTCGAGACGCTCGGCGCTAATCAGCTCTCCCCCACCTATTGGTTGGGCGAGAACGCGGAAAACGTGTACTTGTATCGCGAGTTCTCCTCGGTGCCGGATCAAGGCGATCCGGTAGTGACCAGCGTTAAGTACATGCTTGAGGGAACGCCCAAGGATCCGAACTACTTCAATGTGTGGTCCCCTGCTGAGCGCATCGGCGCAACTATCACAGCTGAGAACGAGATCACGGTAGACATCTCCTCCGATGCCTTCGACCGTTCCGTTGACAAGGGCTTGGCCGAACGCAGCATCCAGCAATTGGTGTACACCGCTACCGCTGCGGCCGCGAATTCCGGGTTGCTGACCGGAAAGCAGGATCCCACCGTGTCAATCGCGGTCGATGGCCGCACAGGCTACAAAGCGTGGGGTTTCGTCACGCTGGACAAGCCAATGACGCGAAATAGTGCTCTCCGCGCGCCGTTGTGGGTCATTGATCCGGCCGAGGGTTCCACTTACGGCGAGAAACTCAAAGTCTTCGGCCTGACATCGCGCTTCACGGGTGGCTCCTTCTACGAGGTATTGCGCGTAGAAAACGGCCAAACGGGCGACGTCGTGGCAGACGGAACAATCTCACAGGCGAATAAGCTCCCCACGGATTCAGAATTCCGCCTTGAGTTGGACCTCGAGCCTGGCACCTACCAATTGGTGGTGTGGGGTCAGAATGAAGGCTCTAGCGAACGCGTTGCGGTGGACACCAAGTCCTTCGCGATGAGCTAA
- the ybeY gene encoding rRNA maturation RNase YbeY, whose product MSIEISNETSIATDLDEVRKLARHVLDSLWVHPEAEVGITLVDEEASSRLHVEWMDLEGATDVMSFPMDELTPGTPGKPSSAGMLGDIVICPMVAQDQAKAGGHSYLDEVLLLTTHGLLHLLGFDHDEPDDREEMFSLQRELLEKFLGRPAPKETIQ is encoded by the coding sequence ATGTCCATTGAAATCAGCAACGAAACCTCGATCGCCACGGACCTCGATGAGGTTCGTAAGCTAGCCCGTCACGTTCTCGACAGCCTGTGGGTTCACCCGGAAGCTGAAGTAGGCATCACGCTGGTGGATGAGGAAGCCAGCTCACGATTGCACGTGGAGTGGATGGACCTCGAAGGCGCCACGGACGTCATGTCCTTTCCGATGGATGAACTTACTCCCGGCACCCCCGGAAAGCCCAGTAGCGCCGGCATGCTCGGTGACATTGTGATCTGCCCGATGGTGGCACAGGATCAGGCGAAGGCGGGTGGGCACTCCTATTTGGACGAAGTGCTCTTGCTAACCACCCACGGGCTCTTGCACCTCCTTGGCTTTGACCACGATGAACCAGATGACCGCGAGGAAATGTTCTCGCTGCAGCGCGAGCTTTTGGAGAAGTTCCTGGGTCGCCCTGCTCCCAAGGAGACCATTCAATGA